TTACCAACTCCAGTTTGCCCATAGCTTCTACACGTTCCAATAGTAGCTGATGTTTGCTTTCAACAGTGGTTTTAAAACTGAACTTATCGGCAATTAACCAGCCTAGAAGTCCGATAATTGCAGCAATGATTAATAATTTCAACAATTTAAGCATAATTAAAGCTATCCAATTTACAGGCCAAAGTTATTTTGTCAGTAAATTGATACATGTTTAGCACAAAAAAGAGCCGTACAATGTACAGCTCTTTTCCCGTAACAATGGCTTATTGAGGTGTAGCGCCCTTTTGCTCATTTTGCATAGGAGGAAGCTTTGGGGCTTCTGTTTTCTTTTGTTCTGGTTCGGGTGTTTTTCCATCACTTGGCATCTGGTTGCTCCCTGTTTTTGTTTTATTGGCCAAGGGGGCAATAGCTCTGGACTGCGCTCCTGCACCGCCAGAACCCGATCCCTGAGCTGTTTTTTGCAGGTACGCTTTGAAGTTGCCAGAAGTATATTGCAGCTCTTTGCTGTTATCTTCTGCCTGTTTTTTCTGTACAACAGGACCGGATTTGAGTCCGGGAGTTGTACCCTGAAGCAATTGTGCTTTGATGCTCTCGCCTGTTTTGAATTCCTGTGCCTTAGCGTTTGAACCAAGGATTATGATCAGGCCGACAAAGAGTAGTGTGCTGATATGCTGAATTGTTTTCATGTTGGTTTTTTAGCTGATGAATTTGATGTTATTTGATGCTGATCAGGACTTTAATTTTACTTATGCCTTTGGCAGTATAGCCTTCCAGCGCTTTGCCCAGTACCTGTCCTATTTTAACTTTTTCGGGGTCGGCCTTCATCGCAACTCCCGGGGTTGAAGAAGTAACAAGCAGGTCTCCTCTGTATATCGCGCCTCCTTCGTCACAAACCTTGGTTGGGATAACACCTACAACGCCCATAGGTACCTGACTACTCAGATCGGCATCTATGTGCTCTTCTGTCAGTAATACCCCTGGTTTTGTAGCATAAACTCCAGCTACCAAAGTAGAGTAAGGTCCTGCAGATTTTTCGACAGTGCGGTCTTTGCTGGTCGAGATGACGAGGATGTCTCCGGGTTCGTAAGCGGCTTTATTTCCTGCAACATCAAAAGATTCCGCAATATCTGCCCCACTGTTCTGGGTACCGCCGTTAAAGAAACCCCGGCCTGCGGCATTAATGCGGGCCACATTCACTGTGCCTGGGTTCCCGCTTTTAAATAGTGCAATGTCCCCTCCGCTATGCTGCTCCGCAGTTAATACTGCGTTTGTATTGCCGGTATTGAAATTTACCAGTCTTGCTGCCCTGCCATTGCTGAAATTGGGTGTCCAGGCAAACAAGGCATTTCCGGTACCATCGGCGGTTGTTTCAACACCATCACCCAAATTACTTGCGTTTGCAGTAACCCCATTTCCGTTACCATCTGCAATGGCAATAAGGGCCGGGCCATTTCCTGCAGGATTAGAGGCATGGAAGAGTCCGGCGAAGCCACCGGTACCCGATGAAATCCCGTATATTCCTGCTGTTCCAAAATTGGCGAATTGTGAATTTACCTCACCCCTTACAGCAGGAGATGTACCAGTAACCTTGTCTACTTTAAAATTTCCTGCAATTCCATTTCCAACGGTAGTTACCGTGATGGCATCGCTGGTGTTGGATTCATTGAAGTTATTGAAACGACCAGCCCTGCCGGTTGCAAATGTAGGCACCCAGGCATAGAGGGCATTGCCGCCACCGTCGATATTGGCTTCTACGGCATTGCCATTCTTACTTGCATTGGCCGTGATGGCATTGCCATTTCCATCCTGGATGGATACCAGTGCCGCACCATTTCCGGCTGGATTGGATGAATGAAAAAGGCCTGCAAAGCCACCTGTTCCGGAAGAAACGCCAAAAATACCTGCTGCACCAAAGTTGCCAAAAATGGTTTTTACCTCCGATCTTACACCTGCAGCGACACTGTTTGAATTGTCTACCAGGAAAGAAGCTGCATTGCCCTGGGTATTGTCGGGGATATTGCCGTTTCCATTGGTTTCTACTTCTAAGGTATTTCCGGTAGTGTTGGTATTGTTGAAGTTTTCAAAACGGCCAGCCCTGCCGGTGCTGTTGTTCAGACCAACCTGACCCAATACGCCAACGGCAGTTCCAGCGGTACTGGTGGCTATAAAGCCACGGACGCCATAACCACCACCATCGTTCCGGCCTACAACTGCACCTGCAATATCGCTGGTTGTGCGGCCTACAACTGCCTCCCCACCACCATTATTATCGCCAACAACCCCGGCCGAAGTTTGTGAAGTGGTAATACCATGAATGCCAAAACCGGCACCTGTGGAAGCACGTACACCTGCACCATTGCCGGAAGTACTAACGTTTACAACGGTGCCGTTGCCTACAGATGTAACACTCAATGCATTGTTGTTATTGGCATTGTTGAAAATATTGATGGCTGCGGCAATACCATTGTTACTGGTCGCTTGTAAACCAGTTCCTGTATTGCTGTTGGCATATACTCCATATCCATTGGCAGAAGAGTTTCCATATACGCCCAGTCCATTTGGGGTATTACCATACACGCCCCATCCTGAGCCATCCTGTGAACCATAA
This window of the Pedobacter africanus genome carries:
- a CDS encoding collagen-like protein — protein: MKHFTVFAFLITLFASQNILAQSGLTGINYQGVARNTNGTVLSNQAVKVKISVLGGAANGPVQYMEEHSLNTNQLGLFTLQIGKGTALTGTFAGIPWQNANQYAKVEMALGGGSYTALGTTQLMSVPFALYAAAGTPGPAGPAGPIGPAGPQGVQGIPGVLTGPAGGDLTGNYPNPTIGNDKVTTAKIVNGAITLPKLAAGVIPTTLPPNGPAGGDLSGTYPNPLIADGKVTTTKLLDGSVTLPKLAPGIIPATLPPNGAAGGDLSGTYPNPLIADGKVTTTKLLDGSVTFAKLAPGVIPATLPPNGAAGGDLSGTYPNPVVASIQTRPVSNIAPVLNDVLKFNGVAWAPASIGGGGFVLPFNANENNAGTLFSINNAGDGTSIEGTSSSQTSSVAAVRGIISSTTPGGFSSAIRGINNGTGGLGVGVYGSQDGSGWGVYGNTPNGLGVYGNSSANGYGVYANSNTGTGLQATSNNGIAAAINIFNNANNNNALSVTSVGNGTVVNVSTSGNGAGVRASTGAGFGIHGITTSQTSAGVVGDNNGGGEAVVGRTTSDIAGAVVGRNDGGGYGVRGFIATSTAGTAVGVLGQVGLNNSTGRAGRFENFNNTNTTGNTLEVETNGNGNIPDNTQGNAASFLVDNSNSVAAGVRSEVKTIFGNFGAAGIFGVSSGTGGFAGLFHSSNPAGNGAALVSIQDGNGNAITANASKNGNAVEANIDGGGNALYAWVPTFATGRAGRFNNFNESNTSDAITVTTVGNGIAGNFKVDKVTGTSPAVRGEVNSQFANFGTAGIYGISSGTGGFAGLFHASNPAGNGPALIAIADGNGNGVTANASNLGDGVETTADGTGNALFAWTPNFSNGRAARLVNFNTGNTNAVLTAEQHSGGDIALFKSGNPGTVNVARINAAGRGFFNGGTQNSGADIAESFDVAGNKAAYEPGDILVISTSKDRTVEKSAGPYSTLVAGVYATKPGVLLTEEHIDADLSSQVPMGVVGVIPTKVCDEGGAIYRGDLLVTSSTPGVAMKADPEKVKIGQVLGKALEGYTAKGISKIKVLISIK